The Erinaceus europaeus chromosome 4, mEriEur2.1, whole genome shotgun sequence genomic sequence tatgagcacttaaccaggtgatctAGCACCTGGCTCCAGTAATACTTTAATTCTATGGTTCATAAACCATATTGCTTCTAGAGAAAATTAGTCCCTTAGGATAGTCCATGAAAACAAAAAGACTTAAGCCCTACACAAGCTGGTAAATTTCAACACTGAGTGTGAGTCCACATGTTTTCATTACAAGCTCCATTGGCTTAGCCACTGTACCACGCTGCTTGGAATAGAGTATTTAGGTGAGCTGGTAGGTACTCTTTCTACTCCAGTTAAGTGTGCTTTTCTCTGTTAGGTTGCTTTCAAGATGTACTTGGGAATTACACCAAGTGTGGCCTGCAGAAACTCAAGCCGAAATGAATTTTCCCTAATTCTAGACAAGAATCCTCTGGTGGAGTTTGTGGAAGAGCTGCCTGCCGGGAGATCTTCCTTGTGCTACTGCAACTTACTTTGCGGGATTATCAGAGGGGCCTTAGAAATGGTAAGACATTGACTTCACTTTGCTCTGGGTATCCGTTTGTCTTGTGCTTTGAAGCAAATTACTTTCAAGCAACTGACATATAATTGCTTAGTTCAACACCATACTTGCTGAAATTAGAATAATGTAGAGAAGTTTACTATGGCCCCAGAACAAGAATTACATGAAAATTTATGATACTGTCTGTATTATACATTTTGTCAATGTACAAAGTAACTTTCTGAAAAGCTTGCTATTTTACAaagcttaaataatttttttttgtttggagtttttaaaattttatttataaaaaggaaacactgataaaaccataggataagaggggtataactccacacaattctcaccaccagaactctgtatcccatcccctcccctgatagctttcctattctttaactgtctgggagtatggacccaaggtcattgtgggatgcagaaggtggaaggtctggcttctctaattgcttccccactgaacattggcattgacaggttgatccatactcccagcctgtctctctttttccctagtggggtggggttctggggaataggagctctaggacacattggtggggttgtctgtccagggaagtctggtcggcatcatgctagcatctggaacctggtggctgaaaagagagttaccatataaagccatacaaattgttgactaatcatgaacctaaaggctggaatagtgcagatgaagagttgggggggggggtctccattttgttaatagctagtaggcatattttagttatattccaaaagacctgttactatactattttttttctttttttccccctgagcctgaaatctaatatgctggtggatctaagttattgtctggtaaAGAACTGTTTAATGTGGTGATGGGAGAAACCTTGGAAACTGTTTCTTTTGATTCTACAGTTTCACAAACAAGTAAATTGTCATTCATTCTGTATACTTGGAACATACTCAGTGATTTAAACCAATGCTTcttcaataaaattatatatatacatatatatataatacgcacacacacacacacacacacacacacacacacacacaccaaaaaaacacTCATCATATCACAGAGTTTCTGAAGATAAGAATCTGGCTGAAGTTTAATTGGTGGTAATGACTCAGAACCCTTCACAGATAAACATACATGCAGTCAAGTTGTTGGTCAAGGCTTCAGTTTTTGAAGTCATAACTGAAACAAAgaaatcaattttatttatttatttgtctttttaaatattttatttatttgttaataagaaagataggaggagagagagaaaaagccagatatcactctggtacatgtgctgctggggattgaactctggacctcatgcttgacagtctaatgctttatctactacaccaccttccagaccacatggGATCTATTTCCAAGCTCAGTGATTGACCTCAGTTTCTTGCAGTCAGCTGTCTAGAGGTTTCATGAAGTTGACATGGACCAGGGGCCAggcgttggcacacctggttaagcactcacactacagcgcacaaggactcaggttcaagctcctggtccccacctgcaaggggaaagattcacaggtggtgaagcagtgttgcagtttatctctctgtctccctctctattttcctcttccctctcaatttctggctgtctctatccaataaataatattttggggcaagatggtggtgcacctggctcaaTGTACATGTTACTCAAAGTGTGCAGGAAAGTGAGGAGTAGGCAAGGttagaggaagagggagtgaAACCAGCAAGCTGATGCTCTTCAAGCATAAGCAGAATAAAGTCTTGATGGCAGAAGCAGAGGGAAAAAGTATCTTGAACATTAAGAAACCAGATCAGCTAAAGTAGAGAGTATCGTTTGACTAAAATGGGAAAGATTGATAAAAAGACTCAGGGATAATTTTTAGATTTTGGAGAAACCTATGGCAATGTTTGCACTACTAAACTAGAGACAAGCTGAGAGGAATGTGTTGGCAGTTGGGAGAGATAAGGTAAGTAGTTTGATTTGCTGTTCCTGTGATTAAAATGCCAACACacacataagagagagagagagagagaaaatgatatcTGCTAAACAGTTGTTATGCATATCTGAAAATCACAAAAAGACGTGAACTAAGAGTCATTAGAACTGTCAAAGATAACCATAAAAGAGTGCAcaataagaagagaaaagaattatAAATGGAACACTAGTAAGCAATATAATATAATGAGTAGATTAAACAGATTAAACAGAGATTACAAAGGTTTCAAAGGATACGAAGAAAGTGTAATCAAAAGTAGGaagagggctggcaagatagcattgtggttatacaaaagacatttatgcttaaggctctgaggttcccccagattcattccccagcaccaccaccataagccagagctgatcagtactgaaagaaaggaaggaagaaaggaaggaaggaaggaaggaaggaaagaaagaaaagaaaagaaagggaggaaagagaataCTGGGAAAGAATGCAGTCATAGAAACAAGGAAGTGAGTATTTTAAGGTGTATTGAAACAAAGCTAAATACTCTGGACTAAGGAGTGATGGAGGATCTGAGTGGATCCAAAGTGTGTCAGGTACCCAGAACATGATGCTGAAGAAAGACAAGGACTGGTGGTgtacagacacctattatggggagataagaaactatactCTACTAATGTATCAAAAACTATCCTGTAATACCCAGTGAAATTTTtggaaaaaagcaaataaaattcaACATGTATATAGAACATCAagttatgaataaaaattattgtTAGAAATAattatctttctcaatttccaaATTTTGAcaggaaacacacatacacaaacaaaatgagagagagagagaacaagagaaagagagaagagacacaagataataaaaactcctaatcatgaccacagaatgtgagttcaaatctacagggatgcagagtcacataggctcctaagctgaatatgggccccagcaaTATGGgcccacatcaaatcgatggggtttatagtcaacgatatttataaacctttcccatatttgggagctgctctcttccctgatccagctttctagtcctttttccagccatgacatcatctccccagacaataacttggatccgcctgcatatcatatttcaggctcagagggaaaaaaagaaaaaaaaacgagtatagccacaggccctttggaatataactaaaatatgcctactagctatctacaaaatggagaacctccccccaactcttcatctgcactattcaagcctttaggttcatgattagtcaataatttgtttggctttatattttaaagatgctagcatgatgccgaccagacttccctggacagacaagcccaccagtgtgtcctgaacctcctattccccagaaccctgccccactagggaaagggagagacaggctgggagtatggatcaacctgtcaatgcccatattcatcggggaagcaattacagaagccaggccttccaccttctgtatcccacaatgaccttgggtccatactcccagaaggttaaagaatagaaaagctatcaggggaggggatgggatatggtgttttggtggtgggaattgtgtggaattgtacccgttttattctatggttttgtcagtgtttcctttttataaataaaaccttttaagaaaaggagaaaaaaaagataataagacTAAGTAACACAATACCTGAAAAATATTCACAACTAGAATCAAAAGTTCAGGGGAGACCTTGAGATAAGTTGgttggaagaaagagaagaaagatgaTAATCTATCAAAAGCCAGTGAGTCCAAGGCAGGTTGCGTTATTTAGGTAGTGACAGAATGATTTATAGCCAATGACTCTAAGTGTAAAGTTTATTCTTAGAAGTTCTGCTTTGTAAGGTACAGAGTCAGTGCTATCTTTGAGTTGGGAATTGGGGTTTTTTATTGAGAGGGATTTATAGTTCAGCCCTGCACTATGAACAAAAAGCAGACTTGCATCTTTTGAACTTGCCCTAGACTAATCCAAGTTGGGTCTGACCTGGACCACCCTTCTCTTTGCAGACTCATACCGTAGAGTTGACATGCAGTCAAAGCATCTCTGTAAGACACATATTAAAGGGCCCTTCATCCAGAGAACAAGCTCTTTTTTCATCATTCCATAAGAAAAATCAACTCCTTATACAGTaaatgaaatagagagaggaaatatatatatttttaatgtgaatGATGCAattgtgtgttcttttttttctttcctaggtTCATTTGACTGCTGATGTTACATTCTTGCAAGACAGACTAAAAGGCGACAGTGTGACAGAAATAGGGATAACATTCCTGAAAAAGCTAGAGGAGAAAAGATATAGGCGGAAAAAATGAAGGATAGTTTGCGAAGTGCCACAGCGTGACTAGCTGAAGAGTTAATACTATTGAGAGCATGTATAGCTACAGAAATCTCGAGCTGCTTAATTAATTATGGGCTATAAAAAGTTCATAATAAACCAGAAATATGAGATGTAGGGCAGTAGGATTtaaagctagttttttttttctttgcgtaTAAATCACACATTTTCAATCTTATGACCACAAGAACTCACATACAAATAACTCCTTATAAAATTGCTAGTATGAATTCCCTATATCCCATAATCCATCCTAAGAGGTTCATTTATTTCAAAATGAAATagagttatgaaaaaaaaatacccctaTATAGCTGATGTGTTTATATCTCTTCTTGGTGGAAACCTGGATGAAATTATACAACAGAGAGCTCACTGTATATTCAGATAATTTCTAGATAAAGTTTATTACATTTTTCCATATTTCAAAAAGCTCTGAATCTTACAGTAACATGCTATCATAATGTGAGAATTTGTCAATAAAACAGGCATACAAAAAAAGCTCTGAATATAATATCTTGCAAATACTGATTGACTTGGCTTATAGCCTCAGTTTCCTGAAGCTATTCTTAATTTGTAATTAAGCAAACTATTTAGATTTCAATTTTGAAACATTTAGAAGTAACATTTAGTTTTGATTCATTTAATTTTTGAATTGTAATATTAACaaaattccttcctttcttatgaaAAACTACTGTTAtcccaagaaaaatgaaaagtaaatgaTGTTCTTTGAAAACTTTTTCTTACCTCAATCTTACacaattcaatttcttttttccaaactatatttatttatttacttattggctagtgacagccagaagtcaagagagaggggttagatagagagaggagagagagagagagacagagggagggggaggggaaggggggagagagagagagagagagacacctgcagccctgcgtcaccactcggaaagctttccctttgcaagtgggaaccaggggcttaaactttatgtgttgtaacatgtgtgcacaactaggtgcgccaccacctggcccctataggtCAACCtctttgctgtcatttttgtctcCCTAAAACTTACAAAGAATATATTGTCTGTGGccagaatatatttaaaattcaaaatttGTTGGATTAAATAAACAAGTGTTTCCCATATCATTAGCATATAGGAGTAGCCTATCCAATGTTACTGAATCAGTCACAAATAGTGTGAAGCGATCAGATAAAACTAATGTGGTACTTAACTGATAGACTGCAACTAGGATTTAGAAGCCCAAAGATAAAATCCCTGTTCTGTTTCTAGTGACTTCAACTGATCCTGATAGGTTGATGGTTTTGTACCAGACACAACCTgggttttttttctccaaaatgaGAGGACTGTACATGATAAATATCTAGAATTTTCAGTGAGTTTAATTTCCACAATTCCATGTTTTTAAACTTGGAGTGAGATTGTTCCCAACCTACTTATATATCTCTTCAAAAGGACATTAAGGAAACTATTAAGGACCAAATGAGGTTATTGGAGAAGGTGCAATATCAACAGAAAGAGCTTGAAGACAGTTCCACAGAAGACCCAGGAGTAGAATCTGGAATAAGGATACATTACTATCAGAAGAGATATTACAATACTATGTACATTTAGCTGACACATCCCAGAATCTTTGCCTATAATCTGCTCTAAAGCTTCTActcttatagcagcacaatttataataatcaAAACCAGGAAGAAACCTAGGTGTCCAGGAACAGATGAGTGGTAAGGAAATTATggtacctctccagacccctgccccagtagagaaagatagaaacaggctggaagtatggattaacctgccaattcccatatccagcagagaggcaattacagaagccagaccttccactttctgcatcccataatgatcctgggtccatgctcccagagggataaagaacaggaaagcttccaatgagaggataggatatggaactctggtgatgggaattgtgtggaattgtacccctcttatcctatggtcttgtcaatcattattaaatcataaaaggaaaggaaggaaggacgttGTGCTTGATACAGAGTGGAATACTCCTCTGCTACTAAGAatagtaaattcaccttcttcaccttatcttggatggagcttgaaagaattatgctaagtgagataagtcagaaaggatTTCACAAGATGAAAAAGGAGTGCGATGTGTCCCAGAAGCTATACCACGTAAAAACTGAGAAAAAACTTTGAGTAATTTTCTGTGTGTTTGTACCATCATCTGATGCGTAATTTCTAAAGACCATTTGATTCTAGTATAGGGAAGAGATGgacagtcttttgtataatcatcatgctgtctccctagatCTCCTTTATTTTGATTATGCTTGCTATGATGGATACACAGTGGTTACCAGTATCATTCCTCCTGCTCATAAAATGacattggggaggggggtggaacAGAGCAGTGGTGTACCAATTAAGTGTACCAAttacacaaggagctgggttcaagtccccacttcccacctgcagggaatctgcttcacaagcagattgaagcaggcctgcaggcgtctacttttcctctctatatatcttcccgtcctctctcaatttctctctgttctaacaacaagcaataaaataaaataaaattagaaaaaaataaaaaaggaaaaaaaatggcccccaggagccccagcaatgaccctggtggtaaaaaaaaaaaaaaaaaaaaaaaaaaaaaccttctatgCAGGTGCTTACCATTTTATTAAGTAGCTCATTTACTCCAAAGAAAGTCACTCCTAACCCTAGCTCCATTGATAACACCTGGGCATCATGGCTTATTCCCAGTTCCAGAAGCCAGTGAGATATTTCACCTGAGTGTTCCTGGTTTGTCATGTTCAAGCTCTTAATACCCCACATGGAACGACTttggcactgggagaagcttcagtgctgtgatgtcttaccctttgtctttcattttttaaaatttcttcattgggggattactggttaacagttgacagtgaaatacaatagtttgtacatgcataatatttccatacaacaatacaacccccttcatttctttccattttaaatttctctcttattaatgatttaatattgacttacaaaattacatatcattcccaccaccagagttctgaatcgcaaatccctccattgcaaagtaccacagttctcccaaggttgcagatatgggttaactgtcatctctacaactacctgtctatatttatgCATACTTggtccctttttcttccaggtccagtcctctcttcccctccaagccacacatcaccctattactatatccaaatatctcttcttttcatttcctctctccGGAATTcagatgaagctggagttcagagccctcttatcttcttcatcctatcactcctcccccactgggagtacggatcaaagttagttgttttggggatgcagaaggtaggaattctgacttctgtaattgttttccacTGTAAttgaatgttggcaggtcaatccacacccccagtctgtttctgtctttccctagtagggtagggctctggagaggtgagtttccaggacacattggtgaagtcatctgcccagagaagtcagggtggaatcaccttcgtatctgcaacttggaaggtgggaggacataaagtgagacaagatgattaatgaacaggaaccaaaaggtagaaacagagcagatgagattagggctcttagggaggaagaaagcttggaaatccattttaggcatgtttctaggggcccacgactatggtagtttttgcttgagtttgatagctagcatgaagttgatTAAaaccattgtctgagaaaatggtgtcagagtcgagaaaaggactagagagttggattagggcagagagtagctcccattcttgaaaaaattctgtggatagaattaactatctACCTCCAATCACCagatccagggcatatatatatatatatatatatatatatatatatatatatatatatatatatatatatatttacatttagcaccagagcctgtgtaacttctaagcccctattggtctgagcttgcagctcatggcCACAACTCCaccctttgtctttctctctgtgtcagaTAAAGTTGGTCAAATTGCAAAGCCCTAgcgatgacaaaacaaacaaacaaacaaaccaccttTTTAGCTAGATCTCACCCAATCAGCAAATGGTATTTCCTAGACCACAACCATTGCTGTTATATATTAAGGAAAATAATGAAAGGCTAGATGTCGCTTTGCAGTGGCTGgacgcggagaagagagaggggagatccaaagcgagagggaacacaattctttattctcgCGGGTACCTCAGGGTTGGGTCAGAGCACAgcggtttgggccacgtggagataGCCAAAAATGGCCATCCCCGCTACTCATGCCACCCTTCCGTCACCGAGGTAAAAAAAATTTGGCGAGGGGGgg encodes the following:
- the TRAPPC3L gene encoding trafficking protein particle complex subunit 3-like protein isoform X3 — encoded protein: METQSCAWGYGIGTRLIEDFLARSCVRRCHSYSEITDIIAQVAFKMYLGITPSVACRNSSRNEFSLILDKNPLVEFVEELPAGRSSLCYCNLLCGIIRGALEMVHLTADVTFLQDRLKGDSVTEIGITFLKKLEEKRYRRKK
- the TRAPPC3L gene encoding trafficking protein particle complex subunit 3-like protein isoform X2 is translated as MSRSAPRRTENHKINKDLFVLTYGALVAQLCKDYEKDEDVNKYLDKMGYGIGTRLIEDFLARSCVRRCHSYSEITDIIAQVAFKMYLGITPSVACRNSSRNEFSLILDKNPLVEFVEELPAGRSSLCYCNLLCGIIRGALEMVHLTADVTFLQDRLKGDSVTEIGITFLKKLEEKRYRRKK
- the TRAPPC3L gene encoding trafficking protein particle complex subunit 3-like protein isoform X4; translation: MGYGIGTRLIEDFLARSCVRRCHSYSEITDIIAQVAFKMYLGITPSVACRNSSRNEFSLILDKNPLVEFVEELPAGRSSLCYCNLLCGIIRGALEMVHLTADVTFLQDRLKGDSVTEIGITFLKKLEEKRYRRKK